The sequence below is a genomic window from Candidatus Palauibacter australiensis.
GCGATCGCCTACGAGACGGTCCAGCTTCCAACGGGCGAACTCCCGCTTCTGACGCCGATGTCCGAGGTGGCGGGGCGGATGGCGATCCAGCAAGCAGCCAAGAACCTGGAGCGCATTGCGGGCGGGTACGGGATCCTGCTCGGGGGCGTGCCGGGAGTGCTCCCGGCCGAAGTCGTCATCCTCGGGGGAGGGGTCGTCGGCGCGAATGCGGCGACGATCGCGGCGGGTTTCGGCGCCCACGTGACGGTCCTCGACGTTAATCTCCCGCGTCTCCGGTATCTCGCGGAGGTCATGCCGGCCAACGTGGATACGCTCTACTCGAACCGACACTCGATCCTCGAGCAGATCGAACGCGCGGACGTCGTAATCGGTGCCGTGCTCGTACCCGGCGGGAAGGCGCCGAAGCTCGTGCGGCACGACGACCTGCGGCGGATGAAGGACGGTGCGGTGATCGTCGACGTGGCCGTGGATCAGGGCGGCTGCGTGGAATCCGCGCGCCCGACCACGCACAACGACCCCACCTACACCGTTCACGGGGTCATCCACTACTGCGTGGCGAACATGCCGGGGGCCGTCCCGCGAACGTCCACTCTGGCCCTGACGAACGCGACGTTTCCCTACGTCCTGCACCTGGCGAATCGCGGGTGGAAAGCGGCATGCGACGAGGGTCCGGACCTCGCCCTGGGGGTCAACATCGCGGGAGGACGGGTCACGTACGAGGCCGTCGCGGAGGCGTTCGATCTGGAGTACACGCCTCTCGGGGCGCTCTCCGCGTGAGTCCGGGCAGCCGGGAGGGAGGCGAGCCGCGAAGCGACTTTCCTGCGTCCGACAGTACGTTTACATTTCGGCGTCCTTCACCCGGAGTGGCAGTTTCCGGTACGATTCGCCGCCTTGGAGGTGTCCCGCCCGTGTCCTTCAGCCCACGGATCCCGCGCCGGCCCGGAAGGGCGGCCTGCTAGATGGGAAAGTGGTCGCTGCGGGGTAACTTCCTGCCGATCAGCAAGATCGGAGTGGACCTGGGGACGGCGAACACCCTCGTACATGTCGAAGGCGAGGGCATCGTCCTCAACGAACCGTCCGTCGTCGCGGTCCGAAAGGAAACCGGCCGCATCGAAGGGATCGGGCTCGCGGCCAAGCGCATGCTCGGCCGCACGCCGAGCGGGATCGAAGCGGTTCGGCCGCTGAAGGACGGGGTGATCGCCGACGTGGACATCACCGAGATGATGATCCGCTACTTCCTCAAGGAAGTGATGACTACGCGGCTCTTCAAGATCCGACCTCTCGTCGTGGTCGGCGTGCCGTCCGGCATCACGGAACTCGAACGCCGGGCCGTCCGGTCCAGCGCGCACGCCGCCGGCGCCAAGGAAGTCTACATGGTGGCGGAACCGATGGCGGCGGCCGTCGGCGTCGGACTTCCGGTGGAGACGCCGACGGGCAACATGATCATCGACGTCGGGGGCGGGACGAGCGAGATCGCGGTGATCGCGCTTTCGGGATCGGTCGCGGACACGTCGATCCGCGTCGGCGGCGACGAACTGGACTCCACGATCGTCGCCTTCCTCCGCAAGAACTACAACCTCCTCATCGGTGAGCCGACGGCGGAAGCCG
It includes:
- a CDS encoding rod shape-determining protein, which encodes MGKWSLRGNFLPISKIGVDLGTANTLVHVEGEGIVLNEPSVVAVRKETGRIEGIGLAAKRMLGRTPSGIEAVRPLKDGVIADVDITEMMIRYFLKEVMTTRLFKIRPLVVVGVPSGITELERRAVRSSAHAAGAKEVYMVAEPMAAAVGVGLPVETPTGNMIIDVGGGTSEIAVIALSGSVADTSIRVGGDELDSTIVAFLRKNYNLLIGEPTAEAVKIQIGSAYPTDDDKEMLVKGRDLVSGIPKTLRVHSAEVRECLQEPIQQIVAAVRRALEITPPELASDIVDRGVVMTGGGALVRGLDTLLGEETGLPIHVDAEPLTCVVRGCGKILEEFGRYRGVLTS
- the ald gene encoding alanine dehydrogenase, translated to MIVGVPKEIKADESRVALVPAGATALVAAGHAVCVERNAGLRSGFPDDMYVAAGAEVVDSADRVWDRAELIVKVKEPIEAEYARMRADQVIFTYFHFAADERLTHRTLESGCVAIAYETVQLPTGELPLLTPMSEVAGRMAIQQAAKNLERIAGGYGILLGGVPGVLPAEVVILGGGVVGANAATIAAGFGAHVTVLDVNLPRLRYLAEVMPANVDTLYSNRHSILEQIERADVVIGAVLVPGGKAPKLVRHDDLRRMKDGAVIVDVAVDQGGCVESARPTTHNDPTYTVHGVIHYCVANMPGAVPRTSTLALTNATFPYVLHLANRGWKAACDEGPDLALGVNIAGGRVTYEAVAEAFDLEYTPLGALSA